ACCCGTTCCTCAAGACGCGCGAATGGTTCCTGCTGACGAAGGCTGCGCGACAGGGCATGATGGACGAGCACATCGAAGTCGGCCATCGCTTCCCCTCAGTGAAGCTGAACACGACCTACTCGTTCGGATTGGACGACCAGGAATGGGTGGTGGCGTTTGAAAGCGATAAGCCAGAAGACTTCCTGGACCTCGTGATGGCACTCCGCGAAACCGAAGGCTCACGCTACACGTTGCGCGATACACCGATCTTCACCTGTATTCGCAAGACTCTCAAGGAAACGCTCGACACACTCGGCGGCTAAGACCGCATAACAGAGAAGCTTTGAACACGGCCTTCGGTCTCACGATCGAAGGCCGTGTTTTTTGAGAGAGCTTCCCTACGCTTAGACAAGAGGGGGAGGCATCCCGACAGAATGCTCAAACAGTTCGTCCAGCAAGGCCGCAGCCGACGAACGCACCGGAGGCGTACCCACTGGGGCGCACGGTGCGACGAATAAGGAGCACCACGTTTGTGCGCGCCGCCGAGTGGTGAGGCGGCCGGGTCCCCGTTGAGGATTTCGATGAGGCGAGAATGAAGCTGGCAGGCTGTTTCAGCATTCTGCTGCGGACTCACCACTTTGACAGCCGATTCACCCGTATGATACCTCTATCGAATGAGAGGCGGACATTAGAGGAATAGCGCCTCGACACGAGCCATGGCTGACAATAACGCACTGTACGCAATCCGATTTCCCGACGGATCGTTGAGCTTATACATCGACGAAGACTACGCGATTGAACGCGGGGTGGACCCGGCTACCCTCACGCGCGTAGAAATCCCACGGGACATGTTCGTCAGCGGGACCATTCAAGAGATTCGCGAATACGTCGCCCTCTATCTGGAATCGCGCCATTCCGGAACCGCATAGGGGCTCCAATGACCACCACCGCTTCACCAGCTTCCCTTCTGACCGCTGACATCATCCGATCCGTCATCGATGCCATGCCGATGCAAGGCCGGATCATGCTCCGCCTGATCATGCTCCAGCACTTCGACGTGACGGACGAAGAAATTCTCTACATCGTGGCAGACCGGCCGGACCCTCGCTGCGTCGCCGGGACCAAACCCACGAATACCAACATGACGAAAGAAGCCATTAAGGCCGTGACGGATCGGCGCGACCAATACCGCCGACAGGTGCGACTCAAGCGAGAGCGAACCTGGCTGCAATGCGAATCTCTCGGGAGACTCGCGCGCCTCCGTGAAGACCTCGCTGCCCGCGCCTGCACCATCCTGACCGAGCGATTCTCCGTCTCCGCCGAAACGCTCGACGCCTTGCAGGCCTCCGCCAGAACCGTGCTGCCGAGGCCCGCAATCCGCCAGCTGGAGCAACGGTGGGACGCCGATGAGATCACGGCTGAAGAATATCAACAGCAGCGGCTGAGCATCGAATACCAAACCCAACTCCGCATGGCTGAGAAATACCACAAGCGACTCAACCTGGCGGAACGCGAGCGGCAGACCGCCATCTATGCGCCGCTGCAGGACCACGAAATCGGCCACGTATGGGGCATCCCGGCCGGCAGTCTTGCAGCCCGCAAAGTGAAGTACCTCACGCAATATCTGCAGGCGCTCCAGATGGCGTTACGGGCCAGTGCGCCTGACGCAGCCGCAACGACGTCGCCTTTGGACTTATGGAAAGAAACCTTCACCGTGCTGGCCGAACAGCCGATTGAACGTTCGCTCTCGACCTACGACGGATTGGAAAAGACCGAGTCCGCGCTTATCGACAAATTGACCTTGATGGTCTGGGGCAGCCTGGCGGAAGAAAGCGAAGTCAAATTCTGGACCTCGCTCGTCTTCGGAGCCAGCTCCAACGCTATGCATTCGGAAATCACCAGAAACCTGTTCGGGCTGCAGCGGCTCATCGCTATCCTCAACGACATGGACACCTCGCGTGAGGCGCTGGACGAAGAATTACTCAAGCGGACCGCACCAAGGCAGAAGCTCGAAGCGGGCGCACTGGAAGGTTCTTCCGAACCTGCCGTGAAAGAATTGAGCGAAATGCAGGCTCAGATCCTCAATAGTATGCGCGGCGAGGATGCAACCGGCAGAGCCTCCGATAAGTGGTAACGATTGCGCTTTGTTCCCGGTGAGGTATAATACAGCCACATCATGGTCACACTGTTGAGCCATCACACAGCGCGTCGAAGCAGCAGAGCCTCATGTGCCCTGGTTCTGCTAGCCGCTTTACTCTCACTCATCTCGCTCCCATTGCTGGTCCAGGCCTCCAATCTTCTAGAAATCGCTGAGCTGCTCACCCATCCAGAACAGTATGACCGCCAGGAAGTCGTAGTCACCGGACAGGTCACCAACGTCCAGCTCGCGACGAATCGGCAAGGCCAGCCGGCCTACGGATTTCTCTTGAAAGATCAGGCCGGCACGCTGAAGGTCATCAGCCTCGGACAGATCGAAGTTCGGGAAGGCGACCAAGTGATTGTTGAAGGAGTTTTCTCACGCCTTCGCCAGGCAGGCCGCACGATCATTTACAATGAAATCAAAGCGCTCTCGATCAAGCCCATGAATCGGCTCAACCCCGATCTGGTCGGCTAACAGCGCCTCCCCGTCTCGTTCCACATCACCTCGTCTCCTACCCTCTTCGGGCTGAACCTTTGCGCGGATAGTTTAGTGCCAGGGTCAGCAAGGTATCTTGC
This genomic stretch from Nitrospirota bacterium harbors:
- a CDS encoding cytochrome c maturation protein CcmE; its protein translation is MVTLLSHHTARRSSRASCALVLLAALLSLISLPLLVQASNLLEIAELLTHPEQYDRQEVVVTGQVTNVQLATNRQGQPAYGFLLKDQAGTLKVISLGQIEVREGDQVIVEGVFSRLRQAGRTIIYNEIKALSIKPMNRLNPDLVG